The DNA window TAAGGCCTGTAAGCTCATCTATCGTAAAGAGCACCTTTTCCATGGTTTCTTTCGGCTCGACATCACAGCATATTCCAAAACCATGGCTTTGTATTGCCCTTATGTAATCCTCCGGCCAGTTTTCCCCCTCCAATATCTCTTTTACTTTTATGCAATGCTGCTCGGGATACATCTCATAGTCCAGATCATGTACCAAACCTATTATTCCCCATTTTTCAGGATCTTCATTATATAACGACGCGAAGTGGCGCATGACGGATTCGACAGTCAGCGCATGCTTTATGAGACTATCGCTCTTGGTATATCGTTTTAAAAGTTTAAATGCCTCTTCCCTCGTCGGAACTGTATTTGTCATAAATATTCCCTCTTTCGTAAACCATTTATAAATAGGTCAGTTTATATAATATTTTACTTTATATTGTTTTTTAAGTTCGCTTATCTTTTTATTGTAAGCTGTTTTTGCCTCATCCTCTATTTGCTTATCGCCCCATGAAGGATATTTTTCAGTTATCCCTCTTAATATTTCATCCATAAACTTCTCTTTCATCCTGCTTTCGGAAACAGCTTTCATATATCCTTTTGGAGCATAATCGGACCAGTATCTGTTATATGTTATGTTTAACCTTTTTATCAGATCCATTATAGACTTTTTTGTTTCTTTACTGTTATTCTCTTCAAGGATATTCCTCTGGCCTCTTGCATATTCCTTTGCTTCGCTTAAAGTCATGGCAATACCCTGCCTTTGAGCTTCCTGAAACAACAGGCTTCTTTCAATTATTATATCAAGTGCCTGTCTATCCGTCATTTTGTCCGCTCTTTCCTGTTTAAAAGATTGTACACCATTTACGGTTATCACAATATTGCCTACTTTCGCTGCGGCATGGCTTGCAGCTTTGTTGCCCATAGAACAGCCTGTACCAAGCAAGAATAGCAACATAAATATAATTAAAATGAGATTGGCATGTCTCATATATAAAATACCTTCTGTCATCTGTTTTATATATTATATCAGACCTGAAGAACCATAACAACTATTTAGAAGTACAGGCTCTTCAATTCGTAATATGAGCTTATGTTATTTTGAACACTCATTCGCCGGATTCAAGTTTTGTAAGTTCTAAGGTCTGCGGCCTTGAGAATCCAAGAGCTTTTGAAATTCGTTCCACTCAGACAATCAAAAGCTCTAAGGATTCTTATGCGGCAGCAGGCCGAGAACTTATCAAAACTTTCATAATGCTCATTCGTCGCTCAAAATAACATAATTCTATTTATGCTGATTTCATATTGCGAATTGGAGAAGTACAGGCTAACATGAGGATAATAAAATAAATATACACTCGCATTTGTTACCGATTTGTAATGTTATATTTATTCTTTTGTAACAACATGAATGAATAAAAAATATATTCTGTATTTAGAAAGGTATTTATATTTATAAAATGGGGTGCTAATAATGAAGACCAAAAAAATAATATTATTTACCGCGATCATATTGTCAATAATTTTAGTGGGAGTGTTTGCTTACGGGTATATTGCGTTCAGTAAAGTTAACATAAAGAAAATATCCAAAAATGACAGTGACCTTGGAATAAATAAAAATACCAATTATATTCCAGATGTAATAAACACGCCTCCTGTGAAAGAAGATAACGACAGGGTAATCAATATAGCCCTTATGGGCGGTGATAAGAGATCGAAAAATGATACAGGCAGGGCTGATGCTATAATAATCCTTACAATCGATGAAGTGCATAAAAAAATAAAAATATCATCTATAATGCGCGATGCTTACGTTAGCGTATACGGTTACGGCAATACTAAAATAAACCACTCATATGCATACGGAGGCCCACAGCTTTTGATAAAGACATTGAATCAAACTTTCAATTTAGACATAAGGGATTATGTATATGTCGACTTTTTCGGACTTGAAAAGCTGGTAGATGCACTTGGCGGCGTGGATATAAATGTTAAAAAAAATGAAATACCCTGGATAAATACCTGCATAAGAGAAACCTCGATGATAAAAAAGAGAAAACCCCATTATATAAAAAAACCAGGTATGCAAAACTTGACTGGTGAACAGGCATTAGGATATGTTAGAATAAGATATGTAGGAAATGGCGATTTTGACAGAACGGAACGCCAGAGAGAGGTCTTATCGATTCTTTTTAACAAAATAAAAGATGCCGGACCCCTGAAGTATTCCTATATTGCCCTTAAAATGCTGCCTTTTGTTGAAACTAGCTTTGACAAAACCGATATAATTAATCTGGGGCTTGAAATTTTTTCAAAGGGCATATCTTCAATAGAGCAGCAGAGATTCCCGGTAGATGGTTACTGGCAGGGTAAGACGATAAATAAAATCTGGTATCTTGCATTTGATACTGAAACAACAAAAGATCAGATTCATGACTTTATATATGATGATGTGGTACCGGTTAAGAAACAGTAGTTAAATCAGGGGTGATATTTTGCAAAACATGCAGAAGCACATACTCATTATCGAAGATGAAAGTTCCATAAGGGGATTTATAAAAGTAAACCTGATCCGGAATAACTTTTATGTCTTGGAAGCTGCTTCAGGCGAAGAAGGAATAAAAGCAGTGCATTCAGATCATGTAGATGCTGTAATACTGGATATAATGCTTCCCGGTATCGACGGCTTTGAAGTATGCCGTATATTGAGAAAGGAATTCCCCGGAATCGGCATAATAATGCTAACAGCAAAGAGCCAGGATATGGACAAGATAATGGGACTTGAGTACGGTGCCGACGACTATATGGTAAAACCCTTTAACCCTATGGAACTTGTGCTTAGAGTTAAATCCCTCATCCG is part of the Clostridiales bacterium genome and encodes:
- a CDS encoding hydrolase; the encoded protein is MTNTVPTREEAFKLLKRYTKSDSLIKHALTVESVMRHFASLYNEDPEKWGIIGLVHDLDYEMYPEQHCIKVKEILEGENWPEDYIRAIQSHGFGICCDVEPKETMEKVLFTIDELTGLITATAIMRPSKSVLDLTVKSVKKKWKQKSFAAGVNRNVIKEGAEKLGMDTEKVIEETIKGMQSAAAEIGLKGEL
- a CDS encoding response regulator transcription factor; amino-acid sequence: MQKHILIIEDESSIRGFIKVNLIRNNFYVLEAASGEEGIKAVHSDHVDAVILDIMLPGIDGFEVCRILRKEFPGIGIIMLTAKSQDMDKIMGLEYGADDYMVKPFNPMELVLRVKSLIRRIEKPDSDRRIVESPPFRIDTYSQTLYKGEKIIELTPTEYSIIKLFMENPSRALKRDDLLNEVWGYNFVGDPKIVDVNIRRLRAKIEDMPGKPVYIETVWGTGYRWRGGNS
- a CDS encoding LCP family protein, with translation MKTKKIILFTAIILSIILVGVFAYGYIAFSKVNIKKISKNDSDLGINKNTNYIPDVINTPPVKEDNDRVINIALMGGDKRSKNDTGRADAIIILTIDEVHKKIKISSIMRDAYVSVYGYGNTKINHSYAYGGPQLLIKTLNQTFNLDIRDYVYVDFFGLEKLVDALGGVDINVKKNEIPWINTCIRETSMIKKRKPHYIKKPGMQNLTGEQALGYVRIRYVGNGDFDRTERQREVLSILFNKIKDAGPLKYSYIALKMLPFVETSFDKTDIINLGLEIFSKGISSIEQQRFPVDGYWQGKTINKIWYLAFDTETTKDQIHDFIYDDVVPVKKQ